Proteins from one Hyperolius riggenbachi isolate aHypRig1 chromosome 2, aHypRig1.pri, whole genome shotgun sequence genomic window:
- the TSHB gene encoding thyrotropin subunit beta isoform X2, with protein MTSLLMVSFLLCIIYGHTVSLCMLTEYTMYVEKEECAYCIAVNTTMCSGYCKTADTNVKGKLPKFHLNQNICTYSDFIHKTISIPGCPIHVNPSYTYPVALSCKCDRCNTDYVDCVQDRIEANYCTKPKMPTSFFYIKRSKM; from the exons aTGACATCCCTTCTCATGGTATCCTTTCTGCTTTGCATTATCTATGGACATACTGTCTCACTGTGTATGCTGACTGAATATACCATGTATGTGGAGAAAGAAGAATGTGCATATTGCATTGCTGTCAACACCACAATGTGCTCTGGATACTGCAAAACTGCG GACACTAACGTGAAGGGAAAATTACCGAAGTTCCATCTGAATCAGAACATCTGCACATACAGTGACTTCATTCATAAGACTATTTCTATCCCAGGCTGTCCAATCCATGTTAATCCATCATATACTTACCCTGTAGCACTAAGCTGCAAGTGTGACAGGTGTAACACTGACTATGTTGACTGTGTACAGGATAGGATTGAGGCTAATTATTGCACAAAACCAAAAATGCCTACATCTTTTTTCTACATTAAAAGAAGCAAAATGTAA
- the TSHB gene encoding thyrotropin subunit beta isoform X1, giving the protein MQCLWISERMTSLLMVSFLLCIIYGHTVSLCMLTEYTMYVEKEECAYCIAVNTTMCSGYCKTADTNVKGKLPKFHLNQNICTYSDFIHKTISIPGCPIHVNPSYTYPVALSCKCDRCNTDYVDCVQDRIEANYCTKPKMPTSFFYIKRSKM; this is encoded by the exons gaTGACATCCCTTCTCATGGTATCCTTTCTGCTTTGCATTATCTATGGACATACTGTCTCACTGTGTATGCTGACTGAATATACCATGTATGTGGAGAAAGAAGAATGTGCATATTGCATTGCTGTCAACACCACAATGTGCTCTGGATACTGCAAAACTGCG GACACTAACGTGAAGGGAAAATTACCGAAGTTCCATCTGAATCAGAACATCTGCACATACAGTGACTTCATTCATAAGACTATTTCTATCCCAGGCTGTCCAATCCATGTTAATCCATCATATACTTACCCTGTAGCACTAAGCTGCAAGTGTGACAGGTGTAACACTGACTATGTTGACTGTGTACAGGATAGGATTGAGGCTAATTATTGCACAAAACCAAAAATGCCTACATCTTTTTTCTACATTAAAAGAAGCAAAATGTAA